The genomic segment CTCGGCAGACTGGTGCGTGCCACCGGCGAGGAGCACCGGCTCCCACGCCTCGCGCGCGGCCACTGCTTCGATCAACGGCGCATAAATGCCCGCGTCGGCTCGCGTCGTCGAAATGAACGCGATCCGTTTCAGCCATGCCGGCGCAACGCCAGGCTCGCGCGACGGCGACGACGCGCTCCACGGAGCGACGGATCCGTGACGCGTGGGGGATTCGCTCAACATGCCGCGGCCCTCCTGGCCCCATCCATCCGATCGGCGGCCCGAAGCATCCGCGCTGGATGCTCCGAACCGCGCTCCATCCGGTCAGCATGACAGCTTACAGCGCCAGCATGAAAGCGACGAGGTCTTTCTTCTCGGCGGCCGTCAGCTTCAATTCCAGCACAAGATTGAAGAACTCGACCGTGTCGTCCAACGTCATCAGCCGGTCGTCGTGCAGATACGGCGGCGAGTCCTTGATGCCGCGCAGCGGGAAGGTCTTGATCGGCCCGTCGGCGGCCGCCATCCGCCCGCCGTGCTCCTGCGGCTTGAAGAACCGCTCGGTCTTGAGATTGTGCATCAGGTTATCCGTGTAGTACGGAGCGGGATGACAGACGCCGCACTGCGCCTTGCCGAAGAACAGCGCTTCACCGCGCAGCTCGGCCTCGCTGGCCTTGCTCTGGTCCAGCCGACCCATCACGTTCAGCTTCGGCGCGGGCGGGAAATCGAGCAGTTCCTGGAACTCGGCCATCGCATGTACGTGCAACGCGCGATCGAGCGTGTTCACGCCCTTCTTGGCGGCGGTGATCGGGTCACCATCAAAATACGCCGCGCGCTGCTCGAACTCCGTAAAGTCTTCCACACTCTTCAGCGCTCGCTGCGAGCCGAACAGCCGCTGAATGTTCACGCCGCGCAGCGACGGCGTGTCGATGCGATGGCGAAACTCCTGCGGGCGAATGTCGCCGACGAGGTGCGTCGAGGCGTTGGTGTGGCCGTTGGCGTGGCAGTCAAAGCAGGCGACGCCGCGGCTGGGTTTCTCCGATCGACGGTCGTCGGTCTGATTGAACTGCTGCTGGGCAAAAGGCGTGACCAGGAGCCGCAGCCCATCAAGCTGCTTGGGGTTCAGGATGCCCTCGAACAGCTCGTAGTAGTTCATCAGCGTAACCAGCTGGCCCCTGGACACATCACCCAAGTCCGGGCGCGTGGTGAGATAAATCGGCGGGGGAAACTCCGGAAGGAAATGAGCCGGCAAGTCGAAATCGAGATCGAATCGCGTCAGATCGCGGCCTTCCTGCCGCATCACTTCATCGATGTGGTGCCGGGGAAACACCATGCCGCCTTCCGGATGATTGGGGTGCGGCAACGGAAGGAAACCCGCCGGCCACAATCCCTTCTCGCGAATCTGCTCCGGCGACATCGCGCCCAGTTCTTCCCAAGTCACGCCGTCCGGCAGTTTGACCCGCACACCGCCCTGCACCGGCTTGCCGCGGGACATCGTCGCGCCCGCCACCGGCAGGTCCGACAGATCGTACCGCTCGGCCAGCAGGCTCATGTGCCGCTTCATGATCTCCGGCTTGGCGGCCTTCATCTTCGCGATCACCGACGCAATCGGCTCCGGCCGATCGGCTGCGCGAGTCGCCGTTGCCATTGCGACGCCGACAATCGCCGCCACAGCCAGAACATGCTTCGAGTTCTTCCAGCGGTTGTTTCTCATGGTTGCCAACTCCTTTCAGTTCAAACACCGTTCATGGTCTTCGCCGTTCCTGCGGTCAACCACGCCCCGCGCTACCGCGACGCCTCGTCGCAAGGCCCGGGCGCGATGCGAGTCGCCTGCTGCATGCTTCACAAACTCCCTTGAAATGAATCGAGTAATCGTTGATTTGGAAACCCAGCCGGCTGACGCTTGGCAGCACCGGCAGGTCCAGCGACGGTGCGTCGAAGTCCATCACGCGATCGCACCGCGTGCAAACCAGATGGTGGTGCCGGTGCGTCCCCGCGTCGTATCGCGCTGCGGATCCCGGCGTACACGCTTTGCCGATTGCGCCAAGTTTCACGAGCGCATCGAGGACCCGGTAGACCGTCGTGCGCGAAATGCCCGGCAGCCGGCGCTTCGCCTCGGCAAACACCTCATCCGCCGTGGGATGGTCCCCCATGTCCAGCAACGTGTGGAGAATGAAGCGGCGCTGGACCGTCAACGGCACACCACGCGCTTGGCACAGCCCCGCCAGTTCACGGATCCGCTGCGCGATCTCCTGCGCGCGATGGCGATTTGATTTTGTCGGACGCGCCGACCTTGCACGCTTCATTGCGGTTGCTACTTTGTGGCAACCACAACATCGTGTCAAGCCCGCCGCGAAGCGCCG from the Planctomycetia bacterium genome contains:
- a CDS encoding cytochrome B6 produces the protein MRNNRWKNSKHVLAVAAIVGVAMATATRAADRPEPIASVIAKMKAAKPEIMKRHMSLLAERYDLSDLPVAGATMSRGKPVQGGVRVKLPDGVTWEELGAMSPEQIREKGLWPAGFLPLPHPNHPEGGMVFPRHHIDEVMRQEGRDLTRFDLDFDLPAHFLPEFPPPIYLTTRPDLGDVSRGQLVTLMNYYELFEGILNPKQLDGLRLLVTPFAQQQFNQTDDRRSEKPSRGVACFDCHANGHTNASTHLVGDIRPQEFRHRIDTPSLRGVNIQRLFGSQRALKSVEDFTEFEQRAAYFDGDPITAAKKGVNTLDRALHVHAMAEFQELLDFPPAPKLNVMGRLDQSKASEAELRGEALFFGKAQCGVCHPAPYYTDNLMHNLKTERFFKPQEHGGRMAAADGPIKTFPLRGIKDSPPYLHDDRLMTLDDTVEFFNLVLELKLTAAEKKDLVAFMLAL
- a CDS encoding transcriptional repressor, whose product is MKRARSARPTKSNRHRAQEIAQRIRELAGLCQARGVPLTVQRRFILHTLLDMGDHPTADEVFAEAKRRLPGISRTTVYRVLDALVKLGAIGKACTPGSAARYDAGTHRHHHLVCTRCDRVMDFDAPSLDLPVLPSVSRLGFQINDYSIHFKGVCEACSRRLASRPGLATRRRGSAGRG